Proteins from one Gorilla gorilla gorilla isolate KB3781 chromosome 11, NHGRI_mGorGor1-v2.1_pri, whole genome shotgun sequence genomic window:
- the LOC134756663 gene encoding LOW QUALITY PROTEIN: endogenous retrovirus group K member 19 Rec protein (The sequence of the model RefSeq protein was modified relative to this genomic sequence to represent the inferred CDS: deleted 2 bases in 1 codon): MNPSEMQRKAPPRRRRHRNRAPSTHKMNRMVMSEEQRKLPSTKKAEPPTWAQLKKLTQLAKKSLENTKVTQTPENMLLAALKTVSTVSAGVPSSSEETASIENEP, translated from the exons ATGAACCCGTCGGAGATGCAAAGAAAAGCACCTCCACGGAGACGGAGACACCGCAATCGAGCGCCATCGACTCACAAGATGAACAGAATGGTGATGTCAGAAGAACAGAGGAAGTTGCCATCCACCAAGAAGGCGGAGCCGCCGACATGGGCACAATTAAAGAAGCTGACACAGTTAGCT AAAAAAAGCCTAGAGAACACAAAGGTGACACAAACTCCAGAGAACATGCTGCTTGCAGCTTTGAAGACTGTATCAACAGTGTCTGcaggtgtacccagcagctccgaagagacagcgagCATCGAGAACGAGCCATGA